The following coding sequences lie in one Peribacillus frigoritolerans genomic window:
- the fliP gene encoding flagellar type III secretion system pore protein FliP (The bacterial flagellar biogenesis protein FliP forms a type III secretion system (T3SS)-type pore required for flagellar assembly.), protein MNEFMEFFNNSDPANVSTSVKLVLLMTVLSLAPSILILMTCFTRIIIVLSFVRTSLATQQMPPNQVLIGLALFMTFFIMAPTFQEVNEKALTPLFNEEIDLEEAYVQASIPFKEFMSAHTRQKDLELFLEYAKVDKPETIQDIPLTAFVPAFAISEIKTAFQIGFMIFIPFLVIDMVIASVLMSMGMMMLPPVMISLPFKILLFILVDGWYLVVKSLLQSF, encoded by the coding sequence GAGTTCATGGAGTTTTTTAATAACAGTGATCCCGCTAATGTCTCTACTTCCGTCAAACTTGTTCTACTGATGACTGTCTTATCGCTGGCTCCAAGCATATTGATCTTGATGACCTGTTTTACAAGAATCATCATTGTCCTGAGCTTTGTGAGAACATCGCTAGCTACACAGCAGATGCCGCCGAATCAGGTGTTGATCGGCCTGGCACTTTTCATGACATTTTTCATAATGGCACCGACTTTTCAGGAAGTGAATGAAAAGGCATTAACCCCGTTATTTAATGAAGAGATAGATTTAGAAGAAGCATATGTACAGGCCTCGATACCATTTAAGGAATTCATGAGTGCCCATACAAGGCAGAAGGACCTTGAGCTATTCTTGGAATATGCCAAGGTGGATAAGCCTGAAACGATACAGGACATTCCCTTGACTGCCTTTGTACCAGCTTTTGCAATCAGTGAAATCAAAACAGCTTTTCAAATAGGTTTCATGATTTTCATTCCCTTTTTGGTTATTGATATGGTCATTGCAAGTGTCCTGATGTCGATGGGGATGATGATGTTGCCGCCAGTCATGATTTCCCTGCCATTTAAAATCCTCCTTTTCATTCTTGTTGACGGATGGTATTTAGTGGTGAAGTCTTTATTACAGAGTTTTTAA
- the fliQ gene encoding flagellar biosynthesis protein FliQ: protein MSADFVIDIAEKGIYMVLIIAGPLMVIALIVGLLVSIFQATTQIQEQTLAFVPKIVAVLLGLILLAPWMLSHLLSYANEIFGNLNRFVG from the coding sequence ATGAGTGCAGATTTTGTTATTGATATAGCAGAAAAAGGAATTTATATGGTATTGATTATCGCTGGCCCATTGATGGTAATCGCTCTTATTGTAGGACTATTAGTAAGCATCTTTCAGGCGACTACACAGATTCAGGAACAAACCTTGGCATTTGTTCCGAAAATCGTCGCAGTCTTATTGGGACTCATTTTATTGGCTCCATGGATGTTGAGCCACCTATTATCATATGCAAATGAAATATTCGGTAATCTGAATCGATTTGTAGGGTAG